In the Desulfuromonas sp. DDH964 genome, GGAAGCATTCTGCTTCACTGCCGACTGGGAGCGTGAGCCCCTGCCGATAGCGGGGAGTCAGCAACAGCAGCTGGTCACCGCAGGCAACAAGGTAATTGGCAAGCTGGTTGAGGGTGCGGGATACGCCGTTGATCTGTGGCAGCCAGGTCTCGGAAACAATGGCGATGCGCATTGGCCGGATCATTGCGGCGTCGGAAAGCTGACCACGAAACGACTGCCGACCGGGTCCCGATCCTCGACCCGGACCTCGCCCCCCATCACCTCGGCGAGGGTCCGGACGATATAGAGGCCGAGGCCGTTGCCAGGGGCCGTGCCGACACCGCTGCCGCGGACGAAGCGCCGGAAGATCTTTTCCCGCTCTTCTGCGGCAATCCCCGGGCCACTGTCCTCCACCGCCAGCTCCAGCCGGGCGCCGGCGGGAACCGCCAACCGCACCATCACCGGACTCCCTTCCGGTGCATACTTCAGGGCGTTTTCGAGGAGGTTGGAGAGGATCAGGCGTAAGCCGAGACTGTTGAGCCCGGTCGGCAGGACGGGCGCCGCCGTGTCGAGGAAGAGGGGCATCCGGCACCGCTCGGCCTGCGGCTGGTAGAGTTCGAGGAGCTCGCGGGCCAGGGCCACCACCTCGACATTGTCGCCGGGCAGCTGCAACCCCTCGTCGGCGCAGCGGCTGAGCAGCAGCAGGCTCTCGGCGAGGTTGCCGAGGGTCTGCGAACTGCGCTCGATAGCGGCAATACAGTTGCGCGACGCTTCACCATTCCCCAGCTCCGGACGGCTGAGGAGCCCCGAGTAGCCGCGCAGGATCAGCAACTGGTTGCGCAGTTCGTGGGCGAGGATATCCTGCAGCATCCCGTCGCGATCGCTCTGCGCCCGGAGCCGGTCGATGGCGCCATGCAACTGGCGCTCCTGGTGGCGCCGCTCGATCAGCCGCCGGGCCGTCAACAGGACCTCCCGCACCGAGTAGGGCTTGGGGATGAAGGCGTCGGCACCGAGCTCCAGGCCGCGCAGCCGGTCATCCATGGAGCCGAGGGCGGTGAGCATGATGATCGGCACGCTGCCGATCGGTTCCTCGCGCCGGGAGCGGATCAGCCGGCAGACCTCCCAGCCGTCGAGGTCGGGGAGGAGAATGTCGAGGAGGATCAGGTCGGGCCGGGCGCTACCGACGAGGCGACAGGCGCTGAGGCCATCCTCAGCCAGCAGCACATCATAGCCCTGGCTTTGCAGCTGGTACTCGAGGACCGCCGCCAGCTCCGGCTGATCTTCGACGACAAGAACCGTCCCCTGCCCCATGGATGTCCCCGGTTTTTCGCTTTTCGTCATGGGACAAAGCTGGGGCCGGCGTGTTAGGGGTCAATTAAAGGACCTTTCGATGTTGGTTAGCGTGCCACAGCCGGGCGCAGGATGAAATTTCCACGCGCCGGGTGATGATCGGCCTGGTTGGCCTGGTCGGTCTGCTGCTACTGGGTGGGATCGGCTATTGAGTCAGCTCGTATCTGACCAACAATGCGGTCGCGGCCCTGAACAACCTGTCCGAGGCCCGGCAGCTGGGTGCGCTCAATCAGGACCTGCCCGCGCTGCTGCAGGCGGTCGTCGACGCGATTCGCCAGGAGAGCGCCGCCATTATCAAAATCATCGGTGGAATAAGGAATTGCAGGAGTCGGTGGCCAGGCTCGACAACCAGGCCCACCTGCTGAAGAACGAGATCGCGACCTCCCGTCCCAGCCAGAAACTCACCCCGAATCGGGGGAGGGCATGAGAGAAGGCCCGGCGGCAGGGTGGTGAAGTATCAGGAAAGCTGGCCCAGAACCTCTTCCAGGACCTTGTTGAAGTGCGCCGGGTCCTCCATTTGCAGGAAGTGTCCGGCCCCGGGGACCAGGGTTTCGGTGACGAAGGGTGCGCACCGCTCGCGGGCCGAGGCCGGGATCAGCGCGCCATTGATGGCGTAGATTGGCATCCGCAGTTCGCTGAAGGCGGCCTGCGGGCTCCAGGTGAGGAGAGCCTCCCAGGCCGGCAGGGCCCAGGCAGGGTCGGCGGTGGACATCTCCTCGATCAACTGTTTTTTGAGGGCCGCCGGGGTGGCCGCAGTGGCGGTCTGCTCGACCAGGCCGGCCATGGCGGCGGCGAAATCCTCCTGGAACGGCGCAGCAATGGCCTGAACCGTCTCCGCGGACAAACCACCGTAATCGATGACAAAGGTGTCGACCAGCACCACGCCGACGACCTTTGCACCCAGCTGCCGGGCGGCTTCCAGCGCGACGGCGCCGCCCATCGAATGGCCAACCAAAACCACTTCTCTTGCCGTAAGAGCGTCAACACAGGCGGCAATATCCCGGCCGAAGGACTCCACACTCCAGCGGCTGCGGCTGCGGCTGCGGCTGCCGTTGGCCGAGTCGCCGTGGCCGGGCAAGTCGGGTGCGGCCACCGCATAGCGGGAACTGAAGTGGTCAAGCTGGGGGCGCCAGTAGCTGCGCCGGCAGGTCCAGCCATGGACAAAAAGGAGGAGCGGCCCGCCTTCGCCACCACAATCGCAGGCGAGAGGAATCCCGTCATGGGAATAGAACATGTCTGGGGTGGGAATTTTCATTTCCATGGTTGAGACCTCTAGCGGCGCCGGGCGGGGCCGGCCAGCAGTTTTTTCACCAGGTCCGCCTGGTTGCGGGTGTCGGTTTTGGCAAAGATCGTCTTGAGGTGGGAACGGACGGTATGGAGACTGACAAAGCAGCGCCGGGCCACCTCCGCCGGGTCGGGGGTTGCCAGCAGGGCCAGGGCGATGCGGGTTTCGGCATCCGAGAGGGCATAGAGGCTGCGCAAGCGCTCGCCGTCCATGGGCAGGCCCGCTTCGGGATCATGGAGATAAACCGCCACATAACCGGTGGTCCTCCCCCCGAGGACCGGGACATCGGGATGGACCGGCTTGACCAGCAGCTGCAGGATCGAGCCGTCGGCGCGCTCCACCGCCAGGGATCCACCGGCAAAATGGAGACCCCGGGAATCGGCGGCCGCCAGGCACTGCTGCAACAACCGCTGCAGGGAAGGGTCCTGTGACCGGTCGGCAAGGCGCAATTGGCCGTTGGCCAGGGTCAGGGGGGTGTCGCTGCCGATGAAAGCTTCCGCCCCGGAATTGCAGTGGACCGGTCGCAGCGTGAAATCGAGCAGGATAAAGGGGAGAACCTCTTCTCCCGCCGCGATCGCCACCGCCTCGGCCCTGGCGCGGCGCTCGCCGACCTGGCCGGCCAGCTGAAAGGCATGCTGCAGGTGCGGGACAAAATTATTGACGTAGGCCGTGTCCGCCTCGGTGTAATGGCCCTGGCCGCGGGTGCGCTGGACCAGCAGCTGTACGGTGCGCCCGGTATCCTGGTAAATGGTGCCGCAGATTCCGTGGTGGATATCCTGCGGCCGCGCCCAGTCGTTGTAGAATTCGCTGCGAAAAAAATCGGGCTGACGGCAACTGAAGTGGAGATAGGTTGAGTAGAGGCGGCCCGGTTGTTTTTGCAGCAATTCGGGACGCCAGGGGCAGGCGTTGACATAGTGCTCAACGTACTGGTGATGAAAATCGTCGTCGATATTCTGCTTGATGCTCGAAATGACCCGGGTTGCCTGGGAGTTCATGACCAGCAGACGGGCCGAACGGGAGTTGGTATGGGCAATCAGGTCATTGAGAAAGGCGCGCCAGTCGCCGGGCTCGGCGACGGTTGCATAGATGCGTTCGAGCAGGCGCTCGCGCTGCTGCGCCAACTGGGCCGGAAGAGAAATGTTGCCTGCGACGTCCATGCGATCTCAGCTACCCGCAAAGTTGAAATCGATCCGGAGACCGGCAAGGGGGCGAATATTACAGCTGTCGGACCATCAATTTCGATCCTTTCCCTGCCGCCAAGGGGCCACTTTAGCACGTAAACGGCGGCAAAAGAAACGGAAATAGCGTGCAGTAGCCGCTCCAAGGGTGGAAAATCATGATTTCGGTGAGTCGTGCGTCCCACAGGGCCCCTTCTGACCATCAGCTTCCGGCCGTAGCGGAAAAGTTGCTCTCGCCGAGTTCCTCCGCGGCAAAATCATCGACCGCCAATACCTGCGCGACCGCCTTCGCGCACTCTTCCAGCAGGTCGGCTTCCTTCGCGCTGAGCAGTCCTTTTTCGAACCCCTCCCGGAAGTCGCGACAACGCGCCTCGTGCAGGCGCTGCTGCAGCGGAGCGCTCGCGATCACCAGGTCGAAAGCCTGCTCCAGACCGGCGACGGCGACGTTGGCGCCTCCCTTGAGGAAGAGGCCGGCCGTCAGGCGCTCGCGGGTGGCCGAAGGGGCGAGGAGAAGCTCGGCGCAGCGCCGGGTGAGCCGATCGGAGGGTCCGTGGCGGCGCACCCCCAGCGGCAGGATGATGAAGCGGACAAGCGCCGCCAGCGGCCGGTTGGGGAGATTGGCGAGGACGCCGTGCAGCCGCTCCTCGATGAGGGCAAAGCGGCTCTCCATGGCGAAGGCGACCAGCGGCAAGTCCTCCGCCGGTTGCCCCTCGTCCTGCCAGCGCTTGAGGACCGCCGAGAGGAGATAGAGCTCGCTGAGGATGTCGCCGAGGCGGGCCGAGATCATCTCCTTGCGCTTGAGCCCGCCGCCGAGGAGGAGCAGGGTCGCATCGGCCAGCAGGGCGAAGCTGGCGGCATAGCGATCGAGGCGCCGGTAATACTTCGTCGCCTTCCCCTGGGCCGGGGCCGGGCCGATGCGGCCGCCGGACCAGCTGCGCACCCAGGCGCGGAAGAAGGTCTTGAAGCCATGACGGAAGTGCCCCGAGAAGCTTTCATCGAAGGCGGCGAGCGCCGCGTCCGGATCTTCCTCCTCGAGAGCGAGCATCTCCTTGAGGAGCCAGGGGTGGCAGCGGATCGCCCCCTGGCCGAAGATGATCATGCTGCGGGTGAGGATATTCGCCCCCTCGACGGTGATCCCCACCGGCACCGCGCGGTAGGCGTCGCCAAGGTAGTTGAGAGGACCGTCGATCACGGTCTTGCCGCCGTGGACGTCCATGGCATGGTCGATGGCGGAGCGCATCGCGTAGGTGGCATGGACCTTCATGATCGCCGAGATCACCGAGAGCTTGCGCCCCTGGTCAAGGCCGGCACAGGTCAGGCGACGAGCGGCATCGACCAGGTAGGCGTCCGCAGCGAGGGGGCCGAGACGCTCCTGGATCCCCTCGAACTGGCCGATAGGGATACCGAACTGGTGGCGGATGCGGGCGTAGGCGCCGGTGGTGCGGGCGCAGAGGGCCGTCGCGGCCGCCGAAAGGGAGGGGAGCGAAACGCCGCGGCCGACGGCGAGGGCGCTCATCAGCATGCGCCACCCCTTGCCGACCTGCTCCCGGCCGCCGATGACGTGGTCCAGAGTGATGAAGACGTCGTGTCCCTGGTTGGGGCCATTCTGGAAGAACTGGAACGCCGGCAGGTGGCGCCGGCCGATTTCGACTCCCGGCAGGTTCGTCGGCACCAGCGCCAGGGTGATGCCGATATCCTCCAGGTCGCCGAGCAGATGGTCAGGGTCATAAAGCTTGAAGGCGAGGCCGAGGACCGTGGCGACCGGACCGAGGGTGATGTAGCGCTTGCTCCAGTTGAGGCGGATGCCGAGCACCTCCTCGCCGTCGAACTGATCCCGGCAGACCACGCCGCAGTCGACCATCGCCGCCGCGTCGGAGCCGGCTTCGAGGCTGGTCAGGGCAAAACAGGGGAGTTCGCGGCCGTCGGCGAGGCGCCGCAGCCAGAAATCACGCTGCGCGTCGGTGCCGTACTGCAGCAGCAACTCTGCCGGGCCGAGGGAGTTGGGAACCATCACCGTGACGGCGGTGACGAGGCTGCGTGAGGCGATGGTCCGGATCACCTCCGAGTTGGCGTAGGCCGAGAATTCGAGCCCGCCGTATTCGCGCGGAATGATCATGGCGAAGAACTTTTCGCGTTTGAGAAATTCCCAGACCGCGGGCGGCAGGTCGCCGCGGCTCCGGTTGATCTCCCATTCGTCCAGCATGCTGCAGAGTTCCTGCACCGGACCGTCGAGAAAGGACTGCTCCTCTTCACTCAGCGTCGCCGGCGGCGTGGCGAGGAGCTTTTCCCAGTCCGGGTTGCCGGTGAAAAGATCACTGTCCCACCAGACGTCACCGGCGGTGAGCGCCTCGCGCTCCGTCGCCGAGAGGCCGGGGAGCGCGCGCCGGGCCAGCTTGAAGATCGGCCGAATCAGGTAGTTGCGACGAAAGGTTTTGAACGACATGGCTCTCCTCCTTGCTGAAGCTCCGTCTGGCGAAGCAACCTTCCCTTTTTTCAATCATACCATGGCGTCCCCTGCCGGCAGCGCCACCAACAGCAAAGGCCGGGAAATATCCCGGCCTT is a window encoding:
- a CDS encoding hybrid sensor histidine kinase/response regulator, with the translated sequence MTKSEKPGTSMGQGTVLVVEDQPELAAVLEYQLQSQGYDVLLAEDGLSACRLVGSARPDLILLDILLPDLDGWEVCRLIRSRREEPIGSVPIIMLTALGSMDDRLRGLELGADAFIPKPYSVREVLLTARRLIERRHQERQLHGAIDRLRAQSDRDGMLQDILAHELRNQLLILRGYSGLLSRPELGNGEASRNCIAAIERSSQTLGNLAESLLLLSRCADEGLQLPGDNVEVVALARELLELYQPQAERCRMPLFLDTAAPVLPTGLNSLGLRLILSNLLENALKYAPEGSPVMVRLAVPAGARLELAVEDSGPGIAAEEREKIFRRFVRGSGVGTAPGNGLGLYIVRTLAEVMGGEVRVEDRDPVGSRFVVSFPTPQ
- a CDS encoding alpha/beta fold hydrolase is translated as MEMKIPTPDMFYSHDGIPLACDCGGEGGPLLLFVHGWTCRRSYWRPQLDHFSSRYAVAAPDLPGHGDSANGSRSRSRSRWSVESFGRDIAACVDALTAREVVLVGHSMGGAVALEAARQLGAKVVGVVLVDTFVIDYGGLSAETVQAIAAPFQEDFAAAMAGLVEQTATAATPAALKKQLIEEMSTADPAWALPAWEALLTWSPQAAFSELRMPIYAINGALIPASARERCAPFVTETLVPGAGHFLQMEDPAHFNKVLEEVLGQLS
- a CDS encoding helix-turn-helix transcriptional regulator — protein: MDVAGNISLPAQLAQQRERLLERIYATVAEPGDWRAFLNDLIAHTNSRSARLLVMNSQATRVISSIKQNIDDDFHHQYVEHYVNACPWRPELLQKQPGRLYSTYLHFSCRQPDFFRSEFYNDWARPQDIHHGICGTIYQDTGRTVQLLVQRTRGQGHYTEADTAYVNNFVPHLQHAFQLAGQVGERRARAEAVAIAAGEEVLPFILLDFTLRPVHCNSGAEAFIGSDTPLTLANGQLRLADRSQDPSLQRLLQQCLAAADSRGLHFAGGSLAVERADGSILQLLVKPVHPDVPVLGGRTTGYVAVYLHDPEAGLPMDGERLRSLYALSDAETRIALALLATPDPAEVARRCFVSLHTVRSHLKTIFAKTDTRNQADLVKKLLAGPARRR
- a CDS encoding acyl-CoA dehydrogenase: MSFKTFRRNYLIRPIFKLARRALPGLSATEREALTAGDVWWDSDLFTGNPDWEKLLATPPATLSEEEQSFLDGPVQELCSMLDEWEINRSRGDLPPAVWEFLKREKFFAMIIPREYGGLEFSAYANSEVIRTIASRSLVTAVTVMVPNSLGPAELLLQYGTDAQRDFWLRRLADGRELPCFALTSLEAGSDAAAMVDCGVVCRDQFDGEEVLGIRLNWSKRYITLGPVATVLGLAFKLYDPDHLLGDLEDIGITLALVPTNLPGVEIGRRHLPAFQFFQNGPNQGHDVFITLDHVIGGREQVGKGWRMLMSALAVGRGVSLPSLSAAATALCARTTGAYARIRHQFGIPIGQFEGIQERLGPLAADAYLVDAARRLTCAGLDQGRKLSVISAIMKVHATYAMRSAIDHAMDVHGGKTVIDGPLNYLGDAYRAVPVGITVEGANILTRSMIIFGQGAIRCHPWLLKEMLALEEEDPDAALAAFDESFSGHFRHGFKTFFRAWVRSWSGGRIGPAPAQGKATKYYRRLDRYAASFALLADATLLLLGGGLKRKEMISARLGDILSELYLLSAVLKRWQDEGQPAEDLPLVAFAMESRFALIEERLHGVLANLPNRPLAALVRFIILPLGVRRHGPSDRLTRRCAELLLAPSATRERLTAGLFLKGGANVAVAGLEQAFDLVIASAPLQQRLHEARCRDFREGFEKGLLSAKEADLLEECAKAVAQVLAVDDFAAEELGESNFSATAGS